From one Vanessa tameamea isolate UH-Manoa-2023 chromosome 9, ilVanTame1 primary haplotype, whole genome shotgun sequence genomic stretch:
- the LOC113395099 gene encoding keratin, type I cytoskeletal 9 isoform X2 has protein sequence MDWRTVLVVLSILFYVNAFSKYGRSCKDIGCLNSEVCVLAEDPCSYGRASDCGTYPTCKKKSQVEGSHSEPARPSVPKPVPQSPTRDFDSAPSYPAPAPPTNTHSGSPYGGNAPSGENSPYGSRSPYDNSPYGSNGGSSPYGGSNGGSPYGGNSPYGGSSNRGGSQIGGGSNPYSPSTNGGFGGTGGKSPLDSIFNTLNNFANGGGAGGSTGSSSGSGLSNIFGNILGNNAQPTYQQPNYNKNYGQSNAHHSGASTRKPVHYGWNVSVTVIFTYLIQLYIQNIIRN, from the exons aatatGGTCGGTCATGCAAAGACATAGGATGTCTTAATAGTGAAGTTTGCGTGCTAGCTGAGGATCCTTGCTCATATGGACGAGCTTCAGACTGCGGGACATATCCAACATGTAAAAAGAAGAGTCAAGTTGAAG gTTCACACTCAGAACCAGCACGACCATCCGTCCCTAAGCCTGTACCACAATCTCCCACACGTGACTTTGATTCAGCTCCTAGTTACCCTGCCCCTGCACCACCCACTAATACCCATAGTGGTTCTCCATACGGTGGTAATGCACCGAGTGGAGAAAATTCACCATATGGTAGTAGATCACCTTACGATAATTCTCCCTACGGCAGCAATGGCGGAAGTTCTCCTTACGGCGGTAGTAACGGTGGCTCGCCTTACGGCGGGAATTCACCTTATGGAGGATCGTCTAATAGGGGAGGCAGTCAAATCGGGGGCGGCTCGAATCCTTACAGCCCTAGCACCAACGGCGGATTCGGAGGCACTGGAGGAAAAAGTCCTTTAGACAGCATTTTTAACACGTTGAATAATTTCGCTAACGGTGGTGGTGCTGGAGGCAGCACTGGAAGTTCTAGTGGAAGCGGTCTGTCGAACATCTTTGGAAACATTCTCG GAAACAATGCTCAGCCCACCTATCAACAAccaaattataataagaattatgGGCAAAGCAATGCCCACCACAGTGGAGCCTCTACAAGAAAGCCAGTACATTATGGCTGGAATGTTAG TGTGACAGTGATTTTCACGTACCTGATACAACTATACATCCAGAACATTATAaggaattaa
- the LOC113395099 gene encoding uncharacterized protein LOC113395099 isoform X1, translating into MDWRTVLVVLSILFYVNAFSKYGRSCKDIGCLNSEVCVLAEDPCSYGRASDCGTYPTCKKKSQVEGSHSEPARPSVPKPVPQSPTRDFDSAPSYPAPAPPTNTHSGSPYGGNAPSGENSPYGSRSPYDNSPYGSNGGSSPYGGSNGGSPYGGNSPYGGSSNRGGSQIGGGSNPYSPSTNGGFGGTGGKSPLDSIFNTLNNFANGGGAGGSTGSSSGSGLSNIFGNILGNLSKSGGLNGLFNTRPIMENPSYPSYSSNSRSSNSQNYPSGNNAQPTYQQPNYNKNYGQSNAHHSGASTRKPVHYGWNVSVTVIFTYLIQLYIQNIIRN; encoded by the exons aatatGGTCGGTCATGCAAAGACATAGGATGTCTTAATAGTGAAGTTTGCGTGCTAGCTGAGGATCCTTGCTCATATGGACGAGCTTCAGACTGCGGGACATATCCAACATGTAAAAAGAAGAGTCAAGTTGAAG gTTCACACTCAGAACCAGCACGACCATCCGTCCCTAAGCCTGTACCACAATCTCCCACACGTGACTTTGATTCAGCTCCTAGTTACCCTGCCCCTGCACCACCCACTAATACCCATAGTGGTTCTCCATACGGTGGTAATGCACCGAGTGGAGAAAATTCACCATATGGTAGTAGATCACCTTACGATAATTCTCCCTACGGCAGCAATGGCGGAAGTTCTCCTTACGGCGGTAGTAACGGTGGCTCGCCTTACGGCGGGAATTCACCTTATGGAGGATCGTCTAATAGGGGAGGCAGTCAAATCGGGGGCGGCTCGAATCCTTACAGCCCTAGCACCAACGGCGGATTCGGAGGCACTGGAGGAAAAAGTCCTTTAGACAGCATTTTTAACACGTTGAATAATTTCGCTAACGGTGGTGGTGCTGGAGGCAGCACTGGAAGTTCTAGTGGAAGCGGTCTGTCGAACATCTTTGGAAACATTCTCGGTAATTTATCTAAGAGTGGAGGCTTAAATGGATTGTTCAACACGAGACCCATTATGGAGAATCCAAGTTATCCCTCGTATAGCTCTAATTCGAGGAGTTCTAATTCCCAAAATTATCCATCAGGAAACAATGCTCAGCCCACCTATCAACAAccaaattataataagaattatgGGCAAAGCAATGCCCACCACAGTGGAGCCTCTACAAGAAAGCCAGTACATTATGGCTGGAATGTTAG TGTGACAGTGATTTTCACGTACCTGATACAACTATACATCCAGAACATTATAaggaattaa